One Silene latifolia isolate original U9 population chromosome 4, ASM4854445v1, whole genome shotgun sequence DNA segment encodes these proteins:
- the LOC141650989 gene encoding F-box protein At4g22390-like, translating into MANSANLATKTTMSSLPLPTDIITHEIFAKLPVKSLLRFKCVSKSFNALISSPEFIQLHLHESRSSDTNHLGLILADEDRLKLYSIDLDSPDSSVTTIPLPRTPDLWKSPVVSIVGSINGLICVRLVIDIRGFDPYKHILINPCTRVFREIPRCKRTPMAKVFGSFQSSFGFGFDDLNVDFKLVWIVDFLRQANYLFDPVDPVNVTGREVIVYSLNENTWKLTDTVKEPKDSVRTQNGALIKNHLLHWIFSGSNYRYGYRIGCFDIQSDKWTRDVPLMQLIEHNNSKNNKFCVRSLGVINGCLSLSTITSSSKVLWILKDYEAKESWVKLFHINQFLTSHFFDFIQPSFCFRRKSKYEVLIPKFHRQELFWYDIGQGTYDSLKPVIKIPGFVSGCFFRESLVQIPGGHHISQDI; encoded by the coding sequence ATGGCGAATTCGGCTAATCTTGCTACCAAAACAACAATGTCTTCACTACCATTACCAACAGACATTATAACACATGAGATCTTTGCTAAATTACCCGTCAAATCGTTATTACGCTTCAAGTGTGTTTCCAAATCCTTCAACGCCTTAATATCATCCCCAGAATTCATCCAACTTCACCTTCACGAATCCCGCTCCTCGGACACAAATCACCTCGGCCTTATTCTCGCTGATGAAGACAGGCTTAAGCTCTACTCAATCGACCTAGACTCACCAGACTCATCGGTCACCACAATTCCCTTACCGCGTACCCCAGATTTGTGGAAGTCACCCGTTGTTTCAATTGTGGGCTCGATTAACGGCTTAATTTGCGTAAGGTTAGTAATAGACATAAGAGGTTTTGATCCTTATAAGCATATCCTCATCAACCCTTGTACAAGGGTATTTCGGGAAATTCCTCGTTGCAAGCGCACACCTATGGCTAAGGTTTTTGGTAGTTTTCAGTCCAGTTTTGGGTTCGGATTTGATgatttaaacgttgattttaaaCTTGTCTGGATTGTTGACTTTCTTAGACAAGCTAATTACTTGTTTGATCCAGTTGATCCAGTTAACGTTACGGGTAGGGAGGTGATCGTCTATAGTTTAAATGAGAATACCTGGAAATTGACGGACACTGTAAAAGAGCCTAAAGATTCGGTAAGGACACAAAACGGTGCTCTCATAAAAAACCATCTACTACATTGGATATTTTCGGGTTCAAATTACCGCTATGGCTATCGAATTGGCTGTTTCGATATTCAGTCCGACAAATGGACTAGGGACGTTCCTTTGATGCAGTTAATTGAACATAATAATAGTAAAAATAATAAGTTTTGTGTGCGAAGCTTAGGAGTTATTAATGGGTGTTTGAGTTTATCAACGATTACTTCGTCATCGAAAGTTCTATGGATATTGAAAGATTATGAAGCAAAGGAATCTTGGGTTAAGTTGTTTCATATTAATCAATTTCTTACCTCTCATTTTTTTGATTTCATCCAACCTTCTTTTTGTTTTCGTAGAAAATCAAAATACGAGGTTTTGATTCCGAAATTTCACCGGCAAGAGCTATTTTGGTACGACATCGGACAAGGAACATACGATAGCTTAAAACCAGTTATTAAGATTCCGGGTTTTGTTAGCGGGTGCTTTTTTAGGGAAAGCCTTGTTCAAATTCCAGGTGGTCATCATATCAGCCAAGATATATAA
- the LOC141652737 gene encoding F-box protein CPR1-like isoform X1, which yields MAAVRNPCTKITMVSLPTEIITDEILPKLPAKSLVRFKCVSKSFNTLISSPKFINLHLQQSLSSSVNRLLILAKEDRSDLYSIDIDSSDCDTTAVKIPLPSTLDYWLEYGSVSIIGSFNGLLCVGLKRDIDEFEEYKQVVINPSTGVFREVPYKYTPLFGNEFRVSFGFGYDDINDDYKLVRVAENAIHYHPYQGDELYNREVMVYSLNDNTWKLVENVHRPTDSLQTLNGVVMNNHLLHWIFWGSWWEYSIYCFDLRSEKWVDPVPLVDLFTDPMADFNEEEKNMRFIVRSLGVLDGCLCFTARSKVSNVVWMMKEYGVKESWIKLVEISSCLHCCHSPCCYYFDGNYGFRQGSKLEVLVRRPCNIAGFAAGLFWRNIGSEANGKTEEIRGIPVSDQACFFTGSLVPIPGSKPIISPTD from the coding sequence ATGGCTGCTGTTCGTAATCCTTGTACCAAAATAACAATGGTTTCCCTCCCAACTGAGATTATAACTGATGAGATTTTACCCAAATTACCCGCCAAATCACTCGTTCGCTTCAAATGTGTTTCCAAATCCTTCAACACTTTGATATCATCCCCCAAATTCATCAACCTTCACCTTCAACAATCCCTCTCGTCAAGCGTAAACCGCCTTCTTATTCTCGCTAAAGAAGACCGCAGTGATCTCTACTCAATCGACATAGACTCGTCCGACTGCGACACCACCGCCGTTAAAATTCCCTTACCGAGTACCCTAGACTATTGGTTGGAATATGGCAGTGTTTCTATTATTGGCTCATTCAATGGCTTGCTTTGCGTTGGACTAAAACGTGACATTGACGAATTTGAGGAATATAAGCAAGTCGTGATCAATCCGTCTACGGGAGTATTTCGGGAAGTTCCTTACAAATACACACCTTTGTTTGGAAACGAGTTTCGGGTTAGTTTTGGGTTTGGGTATGATGACATAAACGACGATTATAAACTTGTTAGGGTTGCGGAAAATGCTATCCACTATCACCCTTATCAAGGAGACGAGTTATACAACCGGGAGGTGATGGTATATTCTCTAAATGACAATACCTGGAAGTTGGTTGAGAATGTACATCGACCGACAGATTCCTTGCAGACGCTAAACGGCGTTGTTATGAATAATCATTTACTTCATTGGATTTTTTGGGGTTCGTGGTGGGAGTACAGTATTTATTGTTTCGATCTTCGATCTGAGAAATGGGTTGACCCGGTACCTTTGGTGGACTTATTCACTGATCCAATGGCCGATTTCAACGAGGAAGAGAAAAATATGAGGTTTATAGTGAGAAGTCTTGGTGTTCTTGATGGGTGTTTGTGTTTTACCGCGAGATCTAAGGTGTCTAATGTTGTATGGATGATGAAAGAGTATGGAGTGAAGGAGTCGTGGATTAAATTGGTTGAAATTTCTAGTTGTTTACATTGCTGTCATAGTCCGTGTTGTTATTATTTCGATGGCAATTATGGTTTTCGTCAAGGCTCAAAACTAGAGGTTTTGGTTCGAAGACCGTGTAATATTGCTGGCTTTGCTGCTGGTCTGTTTTGGCGCAATATTGGATCCGAAGCAAATGGCAAAACTGAAGAAATACGTGGGATTCCTGTTTCTGATCAAGCTTGTTTTTTTACTGGAAGTCTTGTTCCGATTCCTGGTAGTAAGCCGATTATATCACCAACGGATTAA